In Sodalis ligni, a single genomic region encodes these proteins:
- the glyS gene encoding glycine--tRNA ligase subunit beta, translating to MTQHTFLAEIGTEELPPKALRQLAQSFATLFTAELDGANLPHGEVKWFASPRRLALKVSDLGAAQADSEIEKRGPAVSQAFDAAGNATKAAEGWARGCGITVEQAERQKTDKGEWLLYRASVKGKPAQELLLGMVTAALGKLPIPRMMRWGDSDTQFIRPVHTVTLLLDSELIAGRVLGIESGRTVRGHRFMGEAEFTIDNADQYPALLLERGKVIADYEERKAIIKRDAQAAAARIGGKADLTDSLLEEVTSLVEWPVVLTAKFEEKFLAVPPEALVYTMKGDQKYFPVYDAQEKLLPNFIFVSNIESIDPRQVISGNEKVVRPRLADAEFFYNTDLKIRLQDRLPRLDTVLFQQQLGTLRDKSDRIESLSGWVAGKIGADAEHAARAGLLSKCDLVTNMVVEFTDTQGVMGMHYARHDGEPEDVALALKEQYQPRFSGDALPSTPVSCAVAIAEKMDTLAGIFGIGQHPKGDKDPFALRRAALGVLRIIVEKRLPLDLTALAEEAARQYGEKLTNPRVVDDVVDFMLGRFRAWYQEEGHSVDTILAVLARRPTRPADFDARVRGVSYFRTLDAAASLAAANKRVSNILAKATDTLNDDVRAAVLKDAAEIQLAAHLQVLRDKLEPLFAEGRYQEALVELAALREPVDAFFDKVMVMDENAEVRVNRLTLLDQLQKLFLRVADISLLQ from the coding sequence ATGACGCAACATACTTTTTTGGCGGAAATCGGCACGGAAGAGCTGCCGCCGAAGGCGCTTCGCCAGCTGGCGCAGTCTTTTGCCACTTTGTTTACCGCCGAGCTTGACGGCGCCAACCTGCCCCACGGCGAGGTTAAATGGTTCGCCTCCCCCCGCCGCCTGGCGCTCAAGGTAAGCGACCTGGGCGCCGCCCAGGCAGACAGCGAAATTGAAAAGCGCGGTCCCGCCGTTTCCCAGGCATTCGACGCCGCGGGCAATGCCACCAAGGCGGCCGAGGGCTGGGCGCGCGGCTGCGGCATTACCGTTGAACAGGCCGAACGCCAGAAAACCGATAAAGGGGAGTGGCTGCTCTACCGGGCGTCCGTTAAAGGCAAACCCGCGCAAGAACTGCTGCTGGGCATGGTGACCGCCGCCCTTGGCAAACTGCCTATTCCCCGCATGATGCGCTGGGGCGACAGCGATACGCAGTTTATCCGTCCGGTGCATACCGTCACGCTATTGCTGGACAGCGAACTGATCGCGGGGCGCGTGCTGGGCATTGAGTCAGGGCGCACCGTGCGTGGACACCGCTTTATGGGTGAAGCCGAATTCACTATCGATAACGCCGATCAATACCCCGCCTTACTGCTGGAACGCGGCAAGGTGATAGCCGACTACGAAGAACGTAAAGCGATTATCAAACGGGACGCACAAGCGGCCGCCGCGCGCATCGGCGGCAAAGCCGATTTGACCGACAGTCTGCTGGAAGAGGTGACTTCTCTGGTGGAATGGCCGGTGGTGCTGACGGCGAAATTTGAAGAAAAATTCCTTGCGGTGCCCCCCGAGGCGCTGGTCTACACCATGAAAGGGGATCAGAAATATTTCCCGGTGTATGACGCGCAGGAAAAGCTGCTGCCGAATTTTATTTTTGTCTCCAATATCGAATCCATCGATCCCCGGCAGGTGATTTCCGGCAATGAGAAAGTGGTGCGGCCGCGTCTGGCTGATGCGGAATTTTTCTACAACACCGACCTGAAAATCCGGCTGCAAGACCGGCTGCCCCGTCTGGATACGGTATTGTTCCAGCAGCAGCTCGGCACCCTGCGCGATAAAAGCGACCGTATCGAATCCCTTTCCGGCTGGGTTGCCGGAAAGATTGGCGCGGATGCGGAACACGCCGCCCGCGCCGGCCTGCTGTCCAAATGCGACCTGGTAACCAATATGGTGGTTGAGTTCACCGATACCCAGGGCGTGATGGGCATGCACTATGCCCGCCACGACGGCGAGCCGGAAGACGTGGCGCTGGCGCTGAAAGAGCAGTACCAGCCGCGTTTTTCCGGCGATGCCCTGCCCTCCACGCCGGTCTCCTGCGCGGTGGCCATCGCGGAGAAGATGGATACCCTGGCCGGTATTTTCGGCATCGGCCAGCATCCCAAAGGCGATAAGGACCCCTTCGCCCTGCGCCGCGCGGCGCTGGGAGTATTGCGTATCATTGTCGAAAAGCGCCTGCCCCTGGACTTGACGGCCCTGGCGGAGGAAGCGGCTCGCCAGTATGGTGAAAAGCTCACTAATCCCCGCGTAGTAGACGATGTGGTGGACTTTATGCTCGGCCGCTTCCGCGCCTGGTATCAGGAAGAGGGCCATAGCGTCGATACCATCCTGGCGGTGCTGGCCCGCCGGCCCACCCGCCCGGCGGATTTCGACGCCCGCGTACGTGGGGTAAGCTATTTCCGCACCCTGGACGCGGCGGCATCCCTGGCGGCCGCCAATAAACGCGTGTCTAACATCCTGGCCAAAGCCACCGACACTCTGAACGACGACGTGCGGGCCGCGGTGCTGAAAGACGCGGCGGAAATCCAGCTGGCAGCGCACCTCCAGGTGCTGCGCGATAAGCTTGAGCCGCTGTTTGCCGAGGGCCGTTACCAGGAAGCGCTGGTGGAGCTGGCCGCCCTGCGGGAGCCGGTAGACGCCTTTTTCGATAAGGTGATGGTCATGGATGAAAATGCCGAGGTGCGGGTCAATCGTCTTACGCTGCTCGACCAGCTGCAAAAGCTGTTTTTGCGGGTGGCGGATATCTCGCTGCTGCAATAG
- a CDS encoding DUF3053 domain-containing protein, with product MLRDRLAQLRYALMIPVLMLLAVQITACGDKEPDQRKAFIQFLQTTVLPGGERLPTLSDDQKKQFGPYTNDYQVLLTFTQQYTQSVNTSLLPVLDLISQIRVPQDYLTRRQDVQQSAAALNALAPQIAQLKKQADDARAGLKQPADLKTVYDQAYAKLVTQPVQKVAPVIAAASTLSSTLVQVGDFLNTQGNQVTFGANAVSFPNRLPATQYNELMKGLESQYQQLVQAQNNGGATLP from the coding sequence ATGTTAAGGGATAGACTGGCGCAGCTGCGCTATGCGCTGATGATTCCAGTATTGATGCTGCTGGCGGTGCAGATCACCGCCTGCGGCGATAAAGAGCCCGATCAACGTAAGGCATTCATTCAGTTTCTACAGACCACCGTGCTGCCGGGCGGTGAGCGCCTGCCCACCCTTAGCGACGATCAAAAAAAGCAGTTCGGGCCTTATACCAATGATTATCAGGTGCTATTGACCTTTACCCAGCAATATACCCAGTCGGTGAATACCAGCCTGCTGCCGGTATTGGATCTTATTAGCCAGATCAGGGTTCCGCAGGATTATCTCACCCGCCGCCAGGATGTGCAGCAATCCGCCGCCGCCCTCAACGCATTGGCGCCGCAAATCGCGCAGCTGAAAAAACAGGCCGATGATGCTCGCGCGGGCCTTAAGCAGCCGGCTGATTTGAAAACGGTTTATGATCAGGCCTACGCCAAATTGGTGACGCAGCCGGTGCAAAAAGTGGCGCCGGTGATTGCCGCGGCGTCCACACTGTCGTCCACGCTGGTGCAGGTAGGTGATTTCCTCAATACGCAGGGTAATCAGGTGACCTTTGGCGCCAATGCGGTGTCATTTCCCAACCGGTTGCCGGCGACGCAGTATAATGAACTGATGAAGGGCCTGGAAAGTCAGTACCAACAGCTGGTGCAGGCCCAAAACAATGGCGGCGCCACCTTGCCCTGA
- a CDS encoding PTS mannitol transporter subunit IICBA gives MSSSDIKVKVQNFGRFLSNMVMPNIAAFIAWGIITALFIPTGWTPNATLAKLVGPMITYLLPLLIGYTGGRLAGGERGGVVGAITTMGVIAGADMPMFLGSMIAGPLGGWAIKRFDRAVDGKIKSGFEMLVNNFSAGIIGMILAILAFLLIGPFVEIISHFLSAGVNLMVRHDLLPLASIFVEPGKILFLNNAINHGIFSPLGIQQATATGKSIFFLIEANPGPGMGVLTAYMIFGRGTAKQSAGGAAIIHFLGGIHEIYFPYVLMNPRLLLAVILGGMTGVFTLGLLHGGLVSPASPGSILAVLAMTPRGSYFANISAVVAAFAVSFVISCILLKSTKAKEGDDLDEATRRVKDMKAQSKGMAAPVTAGATGDLSSVRKIIVACDAGMGSSAMGAGVLRKKVNEAGLKNISVTNAAINDLPEDVDLVITHRDLTERAMRHAPQAQHISLTNFLDSGLYTDLTARLVAVQKTDAKQQKVLSTLDDSFEGSEQNLFRLTEANIFLGQHADQKEQAIRFAGEQLVKGGYVQPEYVDAMLEREKLTSTYLGESIAVPHGTIEAKDKVLRTGVVFCQYPDGVRFGDEEDDIARLVIGIAARNNEHIQVITSLTNALDDETVIARLSTTTSVAEVLELLKGQNPVRSAS, from the coding sequence ATGTCTTCATCGGATATCAAGGTCAAAGTACAAAATTTTGGCCGTTTCCTCAGCAATATGGTCATGCCGAATATCGCAGCCTTTATTGCCTGGGGGATTATTACCGCACTGTTTATACCCACCGGGTGGACTCCAAACGCCACATTGGCCAAGCTGGTAGGCCCGATGATCACCTATCTGCTGCCGCTGTTAATCGGTTATACCGGTGGACGGCTGGCGGGCGGCGAACGTGGCGGCGTAGTGGGTGCCATTACCACCATGGGTGTGATTGCCGGCGCCGATATGCCCATGTTCCTGGGCTCCATGATTGCCGGTCCTTTGGGCGGCTGGGCCATCAAGCGCTTTGACCGCGCGGTGGACGGCAAAATCAAGAGCGGCTTCGAGATGTTGGTTAACAACTTCTCAGCCGGTATCATCGGCATGATATTGGCCATCCTGGCATTCCTGCTGATCGGGCCGTTCGTTGAAATCATTTCCCATTTTCTGTCCGCCGGCGTAAACCTGATGGTTCGCCACGATTTGCTGCCGTTGGCATCCATCTTTGTGGAACCGGGCAAGATCCTGTTTTTGAATAACGCCATCAATCACGGTATCTTCTCACCGTTGGGTATTCAGCAGGCTACCGCTACCGGCAAATCCATATTCTTCCTGATTGAAGCCAATCCCGGTCCGGGCATGGGCGTTTTGACCGCCTATATGATATTCGGGCGCGGAACCGCTAAGCAATCAGCCGGCGGTGCAGCCATCATCCATTTCCTGGGTGGTATCCACGAAATCTACTTCCCTTACGTACTGATGAACCCGCGCCTGCTGCTGGCGGTAATCCTTGGCGGTATGACCGGCGTATTCACCCTGGGCCTGCTGCACGGCGGCCTGGTGTCTCCGGCATCCCCGGGTTCCATCCTGGCGGTACTGGCCATGACGCCGAGAGGGTCGTACTTTGCCAACATCTCCGCGGTAGTCGCCGCCTTTGCCGTCTCCTTTGTTATTTCGTGTATTCTGCTCAAGAGCACCAAAGCGAAAGAAGGGGATGACCTGGATGAAGCGACCCGTCGCGTGAAAGACATGAAAGCCCAGTCCAAAGGCATGGCCGCTCCGGTTACCGCCGGCGCCACCGGCGACCTGAGCTCGGTACGTAAAATCATCGTTGCCTGCGATGCCGGTATGGGTTCCAGCGCCATGGGCGCCGGTGTTCTACGTAAGAAGGTGAATGAGGCCGGGCTGAAAAATATCAGCGTGACCAATGCCGCCATCAACGACCTGCCAGAAGATGTGGATCTGGTGATTACCCACCGTGACCTGACCGAGCGCGCTATGCGTCATGCTCCGCAGGCCCAGCATATTTCGCTGACCAACTTCCTCGACAGCGGCCTGTATACCGATCTGACGGCCCGTTTGGTGGCAGTGCAAAAGACCGATGCGAAGCAGCAAAAAGTCCTGTCGACCCTGGATGACAGCTTTGAGGGCAGCGAACAGAATCTGTTCCGTCTTACCGAAGCCAATATCTTCCTGGGACAGCATGCCGATCAGAAAGAGCAGGCCATCCGCTTCGCCGGTGAACAACTGGTGAAAGGCGGCTATGTCCAACCCGAGTATGTGGATGCCATGCTGGAACGTGAAAAGCTGACCTCTACCTACCTGGGTGAATCCATTGCCGTTCCCCATGGTACTATCGAAGCCAAAGATAAGGTGTTACGCACCGGCGTCGTATTCTGCCAATATCCGGACGGTGTCCGGTTCGGTGACGAAGAAGACGATATCGCCCGCCTGGTCATCGGTATCGCGGCCAGAAACAATGAACATATCCAGGTCATCACCAGCCTGACCAACGCCCTGGATGATGAAACCGTGATTGCGCGGTTAAGCACCACCACCAGCGTCGCTGAAGTGCTGGAGTTGCTGAAAGGCCAGAATCCGGTCAGAAGCGCGTCGTAA
- a CDS encoding mannitol-1-phosphate 5-dehydrogenase has product MKALHFGAGNIGRGFIGKLLADAGIEVVFADVNQVVLDALNARHEYEVHVVGEQSRVEIVRNVSAVHSGSPDVTALIATVDLVTTAIGPQILERIAAGVAKGLIQRHDAGNARPLNIIACENMVRGTSQLKQHVLNALPEQYHDWVGQNVGFVDSAVDRIVPPAQAGSQDPLAVTVETFSEWIVDKTQFKGEPPAIAGMELTDNLMAFVERKLFTLNTGHAITAYLGQLAGHKTIRDAILDPAIRQVVKGAMEESGAVLINRYGFDPEKHAAYINKILQRFENPYLHDDVERVGRQPLRKLSAGDRLIKPLRGTLEYGLRHDNLMKGIAAAMHYHSEQDPQAQEWAALLEKSGPEAALAQVSGLEKDSEVVEQVVTIYNAMQ; this is encoded by the coding sequence ATGAAAGCATTACATTTCGGAGCAGGTAATATCGGTCGTGGATTCATCGGCAAGCTATTGGCCGATGCCGGGATTGAAGTGGTATTTGCGGACGTTAATCAGGTTGTGCTGGATGCGTTGAACGCGCGTCACGAATATGAAGTCCATGTCGTGGGTGAACAGTCTCGGGTCGAGATAGTGCGTAATGTCAGCGCCGTCCACAGCGGCAGCCCCGATGTAACGGCGTTAATCGCTACCGTGGATTTGGTGACCACTGCCATCGGCCCGCAGATTCTTGAGCGTATTGCCGCAGGCGTCGCCAAAGGGCTGATACAGCGCCATGACGCGGGTAACGCCCGTCCGCTGAATATCATCGCCTGTGAAAACATGGTGCGCGGCACCAGCCAATTGAAGCAGCATGTGCTGAACGCCCTGCCGGAGCAGTACCATGACTGGGTCGGTCAGAACGTGGGTTTCGTTGATTCGGCGGTGGATCGCATCGTCCCGCCGGCCCAGGCCGGCAGCCAGGATCCGCTGGCGGTCACGGTTGAAACCTTCAGTGAATGGATTGTGGATAAGACCCAGTTCAAGGGCGAGCCGCCGGCCATTGCCGGTATGGAACTGACCGATAATCTGATGGCGTTTGTGGAACGCAAACTCTTCACATTAAATACCGGCCATGCCATTACCGCGTATCTGGGACAGCTGGCGGGACATAAAACCATTCGCGACGCCATTCTCGATCCGGCGATCCGCCAGGTGGTGAAGGGGGCGATGGAAGAAAGCGGCGCGGTGCTGATTAACCGCTACGGTTTCGATCCGGAAAAACATGCCGCTTACATCAATAAAATCCTGCAGCGTTTTGAAAATCCCTATCTGCACGACGATGTGGAACGCGTCGGCCGCCAGCCGCTGCGTAAGCTCAGTGCCGGCGATCGGTTAATCAAACCGTTGCGCGGCACGCTGGAGTACGGCCTACGTCACGACAACCTGATGAAAGGTATCGCCGCTGCGATGCATTACCATAGCGAGCAGGATCCCCAGGCGCAGGAATGGGCGGCATTACTGGAAAAATCTGGGCCGGAGGCTGCTTTGGCGCAGGTTTCCGGTCTTGAAAAAGACAGTGAGGTGGTTGAGCAGGTGGTGACTATTTATAACGCCATGCAATGA
- a CDS encoding MltR family transcriptional regulator, which produces MTENTQLHENQVLEQLNAGTTVRDLMEAAVTLLAEAVNILVLQIFRKDDYAVKYAVEPLLVGAGPLGELPVRLKLVYALGVISRQEYEDAELLLALHEALQDDPKEYRFTDDEILGPFSELHCVTAFPPLPDFSRVPGDDALVRMQQQRYQQIVRSTMVLSTTEYLVRISAKKAFTDKLLLK; this is translated from the coding sequence ATGACGGAAAATACGCAACTGCATGAAAATCAGGTTCTGGAACAGCTGAACGCCGGTACGACGGTGAGGGATCTGATGGAAGCGGCGGTGACTTTATTGGCTGAAGCGGTCAATATTCTGGTGCTTCAAATATTTCGCAAGGATGATTACGCGGTGAAGTATGCCGTGGAACCGCTATTGGTTGGAGCCGGGCCGCTGGGAGAACTGCCGGTGCGTTTGAAATTGGTTTATGCCCTGGGGGTTATCAGCCGGCAGGAATATGAAGATGCTGAGCTGCTGCTGGCTTTGCATGAGGCCTTGCAGGACGATCCCAAAGAGTACCGTTTTACCGATGATGAAATTCTCGGTCCGTTCAGCGAACTGCATTGCGTTACGGCGTTTCCGCCATTGCCGGATTTTTCCCGTGTGCCGGGGGACGATGCGCTGGTAAGAATGCAGCAGCAGCGCTATCAGCAGATTGTGCGCTCCACCATGGTGTTGTCCACCACCGAATATCTCGTGCGCATCAGCGCGAAAAAGGCCTTCACGGATAAACTGCTGTTAAAATAA
- the sodA gene encoding superoxide dismutase [Mn] — protein sequence MSYTLPSLPYAYDALEPHFDKQTMEIHHTKHHQTYVNNANAALESLPEFANLPVDELITKLDQLPADKKTPLRNNGGGHYNHSLFWKGLKLGTQLQGELKTAIERDFGSVDAFKETFEKAAATRFGSGWAWLVKKGDKLAVVSTANQDSPLMGEAISGASGYPIIGLDVWEHAYYLKYQNRRPDYIKAFWNVVNWDEAAKRFSEAK from the coding sequence ATGAGCTATACACTGCCATCCTTGCCGTACGCTTACGACGCCTTAGAACCGCATTTTGACAAACAAACGATGGAAATCCACCATACCAAGCATCATCAGACCTATGTCAATAATGCCAATGCCGCGCTCGAAAGCCTGCCCGAATTTGCCAACCTGCCCGTAGACGAACTGATCACAAAACTGGATCAGCTGCCGGCGGACAAAAAAACCCCGCTGCGCAACAACGGCGGCGGCCATTACAATCACAGCCTGTTCTGGAAAGGCCTGAAATTGGGCACCCAGCTTCAGGGTGAATTGAAAACCGCCATCGAACGCGATTTCGGTTCCGTGGACGCTTTCAAGGAAACCTTTGAGAAAGCCGCCGCCACCCGCTTCGGCTCCGGCTGGGCCTGGCTGGTGAAAAAAGGCGATAAGCTGGCGGTGGTCTCAACCGCCAATCAGGACAGCCCGCTGATGGGCGAAGCGATTTCCGGCGCATCAGGCTATCCGATTATCGGCCTGGATGTATGGGAACACGCTTATTACCTGAAATACCAGAACCGCCGTCCTGATTATATCAAAGCGTTCTGGAACGTGGTGAACTGGGACGAAGCGGCCAAGCGCTTCTCTGAAGCCAAATAA
- the fdhD gene encoding formate dehydrogenase accessory sulfurtransferase FdhD codes for MAGLRQCPVRQRGQLSQSEPDWLAEEVPVALVYNGISHVVMMATPKELEQFALGFSLSEGIIDHPAEIYGMDVMPACNGMEVHIELSSRRFMALKEHRRAMAGRTGCGVCGVEQLDEIAKPISPLPFTQTWPLERLDQALAQLKSVQPIGRLTGCTHAAAWITPAGELTLGCEDVGRHVALDKLLGYRARAGAMPGAVLVSSRASYEMVQKSAMCGVEILFAVSAATALAVDVAQRCRLTLVGFSKPGRATIYTHPERILDSKS; via the coding sequence ATGGCGGGCCTCAGGCAATGTCCGGTCCGCCAGCGCGGGCAGCTCAGCCAGTCCGAACCGGACTGGCTGGCGGAAGAGGTGCCGGTGGCGCTGGTGTATAACGGCATATCCCATGTGGTTATGATGGCGACGCCGAAAGAGCTTGAGCAGTTCGCCCTGGGCTTTTCCCTCTCGGAAGGCATTATCGATCACCCCGCTGAAATCTACGGCATGGATGTGATGCCGGCCTGCAACGGTATGGAAGTGCATATTGAGCTGTCCAGCCGCCGATTCATGGCGTTGAAGGAACATCGCCGCGCCATGGCCGGCCGCACCGGATGCGGCGTGTGCGGCGTCGAACAGCTGGACGAAATCGCCAAGCCCATCAGTCCGCTGCCGTTCACCCAGACCTGGCCGCTGGAAAGACTGGACCAGGCGCTGGCCCAGTTGAAAAGCGTGCAGCCCATCGGGCGGCTGACCGGTTGTACCCACGCGGCGGCCTGGATTACGCCGGCGGGAGAACTGACCTTAGGCTGCGAGGATGTGGGCCGTCACGTGGCGCTGGATAAACTGCTGGGCTATCGCGCGCGGGCCGGGGCCATGCCCGGTGCGGTGCTGGTGTCCAGCCGGGCCAGCTATGAAATGGTGCAGAAATCCGCCATGTGCGGCGTGGAAATCCTGTTCGCCGTCTCGGCCGCCACCGCGCTGGCGGTTGACGTGGCGCAGCGGTGCCGACTTACTCTGGTGGGCTTCAGCAAGCCGGGCCGGGCGACGATTTATACCCATCCCGAGCGAATCCTGGATAGCAAAAGCTAA